From Hydra vulgaris chromosome 15, alternate assembly HydraT2T_AEP, one genomic window encodes:
- the LOC124807453 gene encoding uncharacterized protein LOC124807453 isoform X2, producing MKYHYIYNCIRSNSMSIQNPATYDQLVVKLDLNDSEIIRNKLIAFLKNFKSHWNDVNRKAAGFEKKYAKWLDSNFIPFAYVPPATTTIVTTPLGRPTLNFDESSLRSKYRKVADMVHYSANQLSFATKVKFGKNNKPKKAKLEEKLLVDTISPSCMSTVEALALILDCNSTKASYQLMKNKADSKECNLYPAYNCVRMAKDQCYPKNISITDCSASVPLQDLLDHTTTRLLETQTGVLNANECNRLTLTYKAGFDGSSGHSIYKQICNDDECTWNLKSEESLFITCFAPSELSSIVNDKKIILWRNS from the coding sequence atgaaGTACCATTATATATACAACTGCATTAGATCCAATAGTATGTCTATACAAAATCCAGCAACTTATGATCAATTAGTTGTCAAGTTAGACTTAAATGATTCTgaaattataagaaacaaattaaTTGCATTCCTAAAGAACTTTAAGTCTCATTGGAATGATGTTAACCGCAAAGCTGCAGGATTTGagaaaaaatatgcaaaatggTTGGATTCTAACTTTATACCTTTTGCATATGTTCCACCTGCTACTACAACCATTGTTACTACTCCTCTTGGTAGGCCTACTTTAAATTTTGACGAGTCCTCTTTGAGAtctaagtatagaaaagttgCTGATATGGTTCATTACTCAGCTAACCAACTGTCATTTGCAACTAAAgttaaatttggaaaaaataataagcCTAAAAAAGCCAAACTAGAAGAAAAATTGTTAGTGGATACTATATCCCCATCTTGTATGTCTACTGTTGAAGCTTTGGCCCTTATTTTAGATTGTAATTCTACAAAGGCATCTTACCAACTTATGAAAAACAAAGCTGATTCAAAGGAATGCAATCTCTACCCAGCATATAATTGTGTTAGAATGGCAAAAGATCAATGCTATCCTAAAAACATTAGCATAACTGACTGTTCTGCTAGTGTTCCACTTCAAGATCTACTGGATCACACTACAACAAGACTTTTGGAGACACAGACTGgtgttttaaatgcaaatgaGTGTAATAGACTTACTCTAACATACAAAGCTGGTTTTGATGGCTCAAGTGGGCatagtatttataaacaaatatgtaatgATGATGAGTGTACTTGGAATCTGAAGAGTGAAGAGTCTCTGTTTATTACATGCTTTGCGCCTTCAGAGCTCTCATCTATTGTCAATGATAAAAAGATTATTCTTTGGAGAAATTCTTAA